The following proteins come from a genomic window of Lytechinus pictus isolate F3 Inbred chromosome 1, Lp3.0, whole genome shotgun sequence:
- the LOC129260501 gene encoding RBPJ-interacting and tubulin-associated protein 1-like, whose amino-acid sequence MSDYSFRNSSDGRQSSLSVQGESMGRDTLNENVKRSYRYRVVSNDSSVDETLFGSHRDRSRKTQGGWSDSPSQRASPSGTRKSPAIKPTLTVSPSMPKTKNRYRIVQHTPTYVDHSLFGGPLEKPSFEAPWTDKKADRRRNTPLMWGSPVQGSLEFESTSNSSMGGERPLSSVGSRPGSATGGRSSAGSRPQSASGRRSVTPSKPPPWK is encoded by the coding sequence ATGTCTGATTACTCTTTTCGTAACTCTAGCGATGGGCGTCAGTCCAGCCTGAGCGTACAGGGCGAGTCCATGGGCAGAGACactttgaatgaaaatgtgaaaagaTCCTACAGGTATCGCGTGGTATCAAATGATTCATCGGTGGACGAGACACTCTTCGGATCACACAGAGACAGGAGTAGGAAGACACAGGGTGGATGGAGTGATAGTCCATCACAAAGAGCGTCCCCAAGTGGGACTAGGAAATCTCCCGCTATCAAGCCCACACTAACTGTGTCCCCTTCTATGCCAAAGACAAAGAATAGGTACCGGATTGTCCAGCACACGCCGACTTACGTGGACCACTCGCTCTTTGGGGGGCCACTTGAGAAACCCTCTTTTGAGGCACCTTGGACCGACAAGAAAGCTGATAGACGTCGGAACACGCCTCTCATGTGGGGGTCCCCAGTTCAGGGTAGCCTCGAATTTGAATCGACATCGAACTCGTCCATGGGTGGTGAGCGTCCTTTGTCATCCGTTGGAAGTCGGCCTGGGTCGGCCACAGGAGGTAGGTCGTCTGCTGGAAGCAGGCCTCAGTCTGCATCAGGGAGGCGCTCAGTAACACCTAGTAAACCACCTCCTTGGAAGTAA